A single window of Mycolicibacterium aurum DNA harbors:
- a CDS encoding primary-amine oxidase: MSQPSDSQPLHSFPLDPLSVDEFTAVAAILRRERGVEPGPGSPGSELGWRFASIEMIEPSKAELAAFEDGGARPARRAEVVCFNRSANATYKSVVSLTDDRVEVFEHIPGVQANFTVDEFVECDQLLRAHPDVVEALRSRGITDMGLVFFDTWTYGDAVAPPEFRDRRIGWSDSWVKAAPGANPYARLVSGLHCVVDLNAMELLRIEDEGPFAAGADGAREPTPEVMGEYVPAHIPERILAAGKRDPLKPLHITQPEGPSFTVDGNLVRWQNWSLRVGFNHREGMTLHTVRYRDGDRERSIAHRMSFAEMIVPYRDPSPDHYRRTAFDIGEWGLGFMTTSLELGCDCLGEIRYLNAVLHNSKGEPYTVTNAICIHEEDDAVLWKHVDHDIGAEVRRMRRLTLSFHVTVANYEYLVYWRLYQDGNIECEVRATGIMVTTPLPEGAPNPNGTLVDERTYAPFHQHFLVARLDMDIDGTDNTVVTSESYAEPIGPDNPHGLSLVVRNIPLRTEGEAKQDVSFATQRAWKVVNPNVVTGIGAHPAYKLVPSGAIPPMFEPGSPVLERAGVIAHTLWVTPNRPDERWPAGEFVNQSARDTGLARWTAADRSIENTDVVLWYVFGIHHITRAEDWPVMPVDVVSFWLKPFGFFDRNPALDVVGTPPDACHTSTTSAHH, from the coding sequence GTGTCGCAGCCCAGTGATTCGCAGCCCCTGCATTCCTTCCCGCTCGACCCGCTCAGCGTCGACGAGTTCACCGCGGTCGCCGCGATACTGCGGCGCGAGCGCGGGGTCGAGCCCGGGCCGGGATCCCCGGGTTCCGAGCTCGGTTGGCGCTTCGCGTCGATCGAGATGATCGAACCGTCCAAGGCCGAGCTGGCGGCGTTCGAGGACGGTGGCGCACGTCCGGCCCGTCGCGCGGAGGTGGTCTGCTTCAACCGGTCTGCCAACGCCACCTACAAGAGCGTGGTGTCGCTGACCGACGACCGCGTCGAGGTGTTCGAGCACATCCCCGGCGTGCAGGCGAATTTCACCGTCGACGAGTTCGTCGAATGCGACCAGCTGCTGCGCGCGCATCCTGACGTCGTCGAGGCGCTGCGCAGCAGGGGTATCACCGACATGGGCCTGGTGTTCTTCGACACCTGGACCTACGGCGACGCCGTCGCACCGCCGGAGTTCCGTGACCGCCGGATCGGCTGGTCGGACAGCTGGGTCAAGGCCGCCCCCGGCGCCAACCCGTACGCCCGGCTGGTCAGCGGGTTGCACTGCGTCGTCGACCTGAACGCGATGGAGCTGCTTCGCATCGAGGACGAGGGTCCGTTCGCCGCGGGCGCGGACGGCGCACGCGAGCCGACCCCCGAGGTGATGGGTGAGTATGTGCCCGCCCACATTCCCGAGCGCATCCTGGCGGCGGGAAAACGGGACCCGCTCAAGCCGTTGCACATCACTCAGCCCGAGGGACCGTCGTTCACCGTGGACGGGAACCTGGTGCGCTGGCAGAACTGGTCGCTGCGTGTGGGATTCAACCACCGCGAGGGCATGACGCTGCACACCGTGCGCTACCGGGACGGCGACCGTGAGCGTTCGATCGCGCATCGGATGTCGTTCGCGGAGATGATCGTGCCCTACCGTGACCCGTCGCCGGACCACTACCGGCGCACCGCGTTCGACATCGGCGAGTGGGGTCTGGGGTTCATGACGACCTCGCTGGAGCTCGGTTGTGACTGCCTGGGCGAGATCCGGTATCTGAACGCGGTCCTGCACAACAGCAAGGGGGAGCCCTACACCGTCACCAACGCGATCTGCATCCACGAGGAAGACGACGCGGTGCTGTGGAAGCACGTGGACCACGACATCGGTGCGGAGGTGCGCAGGATGCGCAGACTCACGCTGTCGTTCCACGTCACGGTCGCCAACTACGAGTACCTCGTCTACTGGCGGCTTTATCAAGACGGCAACATCGAGTGCGAGGTGCGCGCGACGGGCATCATGGTGACCACCCCGTTGCCGGAGGGCGCCCCGAATCCCAACGGCACCCTGGTCGACGAACGCACCTACGCACCGTTTCATCAGCATTTCCTGGTCGCCCGCCTCGACATGGACATCGACGGCACCGACAACACCGTGGTCACCTCGGAGTCCTACGCCGAGCCGATCGGCCCGGATAACCCGCACGGGCTCTCGCTGGTGGTGCGCAACATCCCGCTGCGCACCGAGGGGGAGGCCAAGCAGGACGTCAGCTTCGCGACCCAGCGGGCCTGGAAGGTGGTCAACCCGAATGTGGTGACCGGCATCGGCGCCCACCCGGCGTACAAGCTGGTGCCCAGCGGTGCCATCCCGCCGATGTTCGAACCGGGCTCACCGGTCCTCGAACGAGCAGGCGTCATCGCCCACACACTGTGGGTGACCCCCAACCGGCCCGACGAGCGTTGGCCCGCAGGGGAATTCGTCAACCAATCGGCACGCGACACCGGCCTGGCGCGGTGGACGGCGGCCGACCGGTCGATCGAGAACACCGACGTGGTGCTGTGGTACGTGTTCGGCATCCACCACATCACCAGGGCCGAGGACTGGCCCGTGATGCCCGTGGATGTGGTGTCGTTCTGGCTCAAGCCTTTTGGCTTCTTCGACCGCAACCCCGCCCTCGATGTCGTAGGGACACCGCCGGACGCCTGCCATACGTCCACCACCAGCGCACACCACTGA
- a CDS encoding carboxylesterase/lipase family protein, whose amino-acid sequence MHEHTVRVKTAAGTVEGFTRDGVNRWRSIPYARPPIGALRYRAPQPVQPWPGVRYCHGFGSCAPQQRMYTLLAPGRYQPMSEDCLTLNVVAPAEAGENPAADGLPVMVFIHGGGYMLGSSATPIYDGASLARKGCVYVSVNYRLGALGCLELSSLSGPGATIDDNLFLRDLVMSLQWVRDNIAAFGGDPDNVTIFGESAGAHAVATLLATPAAQGLFAQAIAQSPGSGMSGPADIAADYASRFARQLGATESDATTALLAARPAELVDALDRLVVEGQRDMLGAFAIGPTYGTEYLPDDPVAAMSAGKAHPVPLIVGTNADEGRLFTRFLKLLPTSEPAIERLLAHVEPDARERILSAYPGYPGNNACVQFGGDFIFGSAVWQIAQAHSAFAPTYVYRYDYATTALRWSGMGATHATELLAVFDVYRSKFGRLLTAGVDSRSARKVTDDIQGRWLGFADRGVPGADWPEYTRDERAVLVLDRRRRVVLDPNADRRRAWESFFLAAR is encoded by the coding sequence ATGCACGAACACACGGTCCGGGTGAAGACCGCCGCGGGCACCGTCGAAGGTTTCACCCGGGATGGCGTGAACCGCTGGCGCTCGATTCCGTATGCGCGGCCCCCCATCGGCGCCCTGCGCTATCGCGCGCCCCAGCCGGTGCAGCCGTGGCCCGGCGTCCGTTACTGTCACGGCTTCGGCTCGTGCGCCCCGCAACAGCGGATGTACACGCTGCTCGCACCCGGCCGATACCAGCCGATGAGCGAGGACTGCCTGACGCTGAACGTCGTCGCTCCCGCCGAGGCCGGCGAGAACCCAGCGGCCGACGGCCTGCCCGTCATGGTGTTCATCCACGGTGGCGGCTACATGCTGGGCAGCTCGGCCACGCCGATATATGACGGCGCGTCGCTCGCTCGCAAGGGATGTGTCTACGTTTCGGTGAACTACCGCCTGGGCGCGCTGGGCTGCCTGGAGCTCTCGTCGCTGTCGGGGCCGGGCGCCACCATCGACGACAACCTGTTCCTGCGCGATCTGGTGATGTCGCTGCAGTGGGTGCGGGACAACATCGCGGCGTTCGGCGGCGACCCGGACAACGTCACCATCTTCGGAGAGAGCGCAGGCGCCCATGCGGTCGCTACGCTGCTGGCCACCCCTGCTGCACAAGGGCTTTTCGCGCAAGCGATCGCGCAGAGCCCGGGCAGTGGGATGAGCGGGCCGGCGGACATCGCCGCCGACTACGCGAGCCGTTTCGCCCGGCAACTGGGCGCCACCGAGTCCGACGCCACCACCGCGCTGCTGGCCGCACGGCCGGCCGAGCTGGTCGATGCGCTGGACCGGCTGGTGGTCGAAGGACAGCGGGACATGCTGGGCGCCTTCGCGATCGGTCCCACCTACGGCACCGAGTACCTTCCCGACGATCCCGTCGCGGCGATGAGTGCGGGCAAGGCGCACCCCGTGCCGCTCATCGTCGGTACCAACGCCGACGAAGGCCGACTGTTCACCCGGTTCCTCAAGCTGCTGCCCACCAGCGAGCCCGCCATCGAGCGGCTGCTCGCGCACGTGGAACCCGATGCGCGGGAACGTATTCTGTCTGCCTACCCTGGCTATCCCGGCAACAATGCGTGCGTCCAGTTCGGTGGCGACTTCATCTTCGGCTCGGCGGTGTGGCAGATCGCGCAGGCACACTCGGCCTTCGCCCCGACCTACGTCTATCGGTACGACTACGCCACCACGGCACTGCGGTGGTCCGGTATGGGCGCCACCCACGCCACCGAGTTGCTCGCCGTCTTCGATGTGTACCGGTCGAAGTTCGGGCGGCTGCTCACCGCGGGGGTCGACTCACGCTCGGCTCGCAAGGTCACCGACGACATCCAGGGCCGGTGGCTGGGTTTCGCCGACCGCGGCGTGCCCGGTGCGGACTGGCCGGAGTACACCAGGGACGAGCGCGCGGTGCTGGTCCTCGACCGTCGCAGACGCGTCGTGCTCGATCCGAACGCCGATCGTAGGCGGGCCTGGGAGAGCTTCTTCCTGGCCGCGCGATAA
- a CDS encoding sigma-70 family RNA polymerase sigma factor produces the protein MTDPVPDPQRMDDPARAELMRAVHDEHGPALLRYVLRLARGDRQFAEDVVQESLLRLWRNSTILTTYSEDSTRAWLHTVARNLVIDDRRSSRHNRELQTDNFPEQSSPDIFGPAVDKWVVSDALRSLSAEHRTVLVRAHYLGQTAVEIARHEGIPPGTVKSRLHYALRALHVALEERGVVR, from the coding sequence ATGACGGACCCCGTCCCCGATCCGCAGCGGATGGACGATCCGGCCAGGGCCGAGCTGATGCGCGCTGTCCATGACGAGCACGGGCCGGCGTTGCTCCGGTATGTGCTCCGGTTGGCACGCGGAGACCGGCAGTTCGCCGAGGATGTTGTCCAGGAGTCGCTGCTGCGGCTCTGGAGAAACAGCACCATCCTCACCACCTACTCCGAGGACTCGACACGGGCGTGGCTGCACACCGTGGCCAGGAACCTGGTGATCGATGACAGACGCAGCTCCCGCCACAACCGCGAATTGCAGACCGACAACTTTCCCGAACAGAGTTCCCCGGACATCTTCGGCCCGGCGGTGGACAAATGGGTGGTGTCCGATGCCCTTCGATCGTTGAGTGCAGAACATCGAACCGTCCTGGTGCGGGCTCACTACCTTGGACAGACCGCCGTGGAGATCGCCCGCCACGAGGGCATCCCGCCGGGCACAGTCAAGTCGCGGCTGCACTACGCGCTGCGGGCGCTTCACGTCGCGTTGGAGGAAAGGGGCGTAGTCCGATGA
- the rbpA gene encoding RNA polymerase-binding protein RbpA codes for MADRVLRGSRLGAVSYETDRNHDLAPRQVARYRTDNGEEFDVPFADDAEIPGTWLCRNGLEGTLIEGDVPEPKKVKPPRTHWDMLLERRSVEELEELLKERLDIVKTRRRG; via the coding sequence ATGGCTGATCGTGTCTTGAGGGGCAGCCGCCTCGGAGCTGTGAGCTACGAGACGGACCGCAACCACGACCTGGCGCCGCGTCAGGTCGCTCGTTACCGCACCGACAACGGCGAAGAGTTCGACGTCCCGTTCGCCGACGACGCCGAGATCCCCGGCACCTGGCTGTGCCGCAACGGCCTCGAAGGCACCCTCATCGAGGGTGATGTGCCGGAACCGAAGAAGGTCAAGCCGCCACGCACCCACTGGGACATGCTGCTGGAGCGTCGCTCTGTCGAGGAGCTCGAGGAGCTACTCAAGGAGCGGCTGGACATCGTCAAGACCCGTCGCCGCGGCTGA
- a CDS encoding polyprenol monophosphomannose synthase encodes MSAPGGTPDGAAPADRPSDRTLVIIPTYNELDNLPTIVSRVTDSAPDVHVLIVDDGSPDGTGELADELALADPDRVHVMHRTSKDGLGAAYLAGFAWGLGRQYSVLVEMDADGSHAPEELHRLLDEIDAGADLVIGSRYVEGGHVRNWPRRRLVLSRTANGYSRILLGVDIHDITAGYRAYRREVLEKIDLAAVDSKGYGFQVDLTWRSINAGFTVVEVPITFTEREHGVSKMDGSTIREAILKVAQWGLRARLDRARGNAR; translated from the coding sequence ATGAGCGCCCCCGGTGGCACGCCTGACGGTGCCGCACCCGCCGACCGGCCGAGTGACCGCACCCTGGTCATCATCCCGACGTACAACGAACTGGACAATCTGCCGACGATCGTGTCCCGCGTCACCGACTCGGCGCCGGACGTGCACGTACTGATCGTCGACGACGGCAGCCCCGACGGGACCGGCGAGCTGGCGGACGAGCTCGCCCTCGCCGACCCGGACCGCGTCCACGTCATGCACCGCACGTCCAAGGACGGTCTCGGCGCCGCCTACCTGGCCGGCTTCGCCTGGGGGCTGGGCCGCCAGTACTCGGTCCTGGTCGAGATGGACGCCGACGGAAGTCACGCGCCCGAGGAGCTGCACCGTCTGCTCGACGAGATCGACGCGGGCGCCGACCTCGTCATCGGGTCGCGGTATGTCGAGGGCGGTCACGTGCGTAACTGGCCCAGGCGCAGGCTCGTGCTGTCGCGGACCGCCAACGGGTATTCGCGCATCCTGCTCGGGGTCGACATCCACGACATCACGGCGGGCTACCGCGCGTATCGGCGGGAGGTGCTGGAGAAGATCGATCTGGCCGCCGTCGACTCGAAGGGCTACGGCTTCCAGGTGGATCTGACATGGCGCTCGATCAACGCCGGATTCACCGTCGTCGAAGTGCCGATCACGTTCACCGAACGCGAGCACGGCGTGTCCAAGATGGACGGGTCGACGATCCGGGAGGCGATTCTCAAAGTGGCCCAGTGGGGCCTGCGCGCCCGGTTGGACCGGGCGCGCGGCAACGCACGCTGA
- the lnt gene encoding apolipoprotein N-acyltransferase, whose product MADAAAEADATDVADDEPEKPSRIQRFGRAVLARLPVLAVTIVAGLALCVSFPPLGWWLAAVLAFGLLGWVLTRESTTMAGGAGYGLLFGLAFYVPLLPWISGLVGPVPWLALSFAEALFPALFGAVAVGVRTLPGWPLWFAGLWSAQEWLKSTVPFGGFPWGVVGFSQTESPLLPLAYVGGAPLVSFGLTVLSFGLAALVLEVVRWWRRDAGRRAAVPPAVVLPGLCITLVLLGSALAWPNVRKAGLGAGDEPPVTVAAIQGNVPRLGLEFNAQRRAVLDNHVRETLRLADDVRAGRAPQPMLVVWPENSSDIDPLANPDAGREISKAAAAINAPILVGGVVAAPSYTPADPASTNTVIVWNPETGPVDRHDKRIVQPFGEYLPWRSFFSRLSSYADRAGYFVPGDGDGVVQAAGVPVGITTCWEVIFDRAARESVRNGAQLLAVPSNNATFDQAMSEQQLAFGRLRAVEHDRYVVVAGTTGISAVVAPDGHEMARTRWFEPAYLDQQIRLKTTQTPATRFGPYIEGLLVALGVSAVLWAMLHNGSFVPARLRGRRATTDDGKGAT is encoded by the coding sequence ATGGCTGACGCCGCTGCCGAAGCCGATGCCACCGACGTCGCCGACGACGAACCGGAGAAACCCTCGCGGATACAGCGTTTCGGGCGCGCCGTGCTGGCACGCCTGCCCGTCCTGGCCGTCACGATCGTCGCCGGCCTTGCTCTGTGCGTGAGCTTCCCGCCGCTGGGCTGGTGGCTCGCAGCGGTTCTCGCATTCGGGCTGCTCGGCTGGGTCCTGACGCGTGAATCCACCACGATGGCCGGCGGTGCCGGATACGGGCTGCTGTTCGGCCTGGCCTTCTACGTGCCCCTGCTGCCGTGGATCAGCGGGCTCGTCGGGCCGGTGCCGTGGCTCGCGCTGAGCTTCGCCGAGGCGTTGTTCCCCGCCCTGTTCGGGGCGGTCGCCGTCGGCGTGCGCACGCTGCCGGGCTGGCCGTTGTGGTTCGCCGGGCTGTGGTCGGCGCAGGAATGGCTGAAGTCGACCGTGCCGTTCGGCGGCTTTCCGTGGGGCGTGGTCGGGTTCTCGCAGACCGAGAGCCCGCTGCTGCCGCTGGCCTACGTCGGGGGCGCGCCTCTGGTGTCCTTCGGGCTGACGGTGCTGTCGTTCGGTCTCGCGGCGCTCGTCCTCGAGGTCGTCCGATGGTGGCGCCGTGACGCCGGCCGCCGCGCCGCCGTTCCGCCCGCCGTCGTGCTGCCCGGCCTGTGTATCACGCTGGTCCTGCTGGGCTCGGCACTCGCGTGGCCGAATGTACGCAAGGCCGGACTCGGCGCCGGCGATGAGCCGCCGGTCACCGTCGCCGCCATTCAGGGCAACGTGCCGCGGCTCGGTCTGGAGTTCAACGCCCAGCGGCGAGCGGTGCTGGACAACCACGTCCGCGAAACGCTCCGGCTCGCCGACGACGTGCGGGCAGGGCGGGCGCCGCAGCCCATGCTGGTGGTGTGGCCGGAGAACTCCTCCGACATCGACCCGTTGGCGAATCCGGATGCAGGGCGCGAGATATCGAAGGCCGCGGCCGCGATCAACGCACCCATCCTGGTCGGCGGTGTCGTGGCGGCGCCCAGCTACACCCCTGCCGATCCGGCGTCGACGAACACCGTCATCGTGTGGAACCCGGAAACCGGGCCGGTCGACCGGCACGACAAGCGCATCGTCCAGCCGTTCGGCGAGTATCTGCCCTGGCGCAGCTTCTTCAGTCGGCTGTCCTCCTACGCGGACCGGGCCGGGTATTTCGTTCCCGGCGACGGCGACGGCGTGGTGCAGGCCGCGGGGGTGCCCGTGGGGATCACCACGTGCTGGGAGGTCATCTTCGACCGAGCTGCACGCGAATCCGTGCGCAACGGCGCACAGCTGCTCGCGGTGCCCAGCAACAACGCCACGTTCGATCAGGCCATGAGCGAGCAGCAGCTGGCCTTCGGCAGGCTGCGGGCCGTCGAGCACGACCGCTACGTCGTGGTGGCGGGTACCACAGGGATCAGCGCCGTGGTCGCGCCCGACGGCCACGAGATGGCCCGCACCCGGTGGTTCGAACCCGCCTACCTCGACCAACAGATCCGGCTGAAGACGACCCAGACGCCCGCGACCCGCTTCGGCCCCTACATCGAGGGTCTGCTCGTCGCCCTCGGCGTTTCGGCTGTTCTCTGGGCGATGCTGCACAATGGATCATTCGTGCCCGCACGATTGAGGGGTCGGCGAGCGACCACCGATGACGGCAAAGGAGCCACATGA
- a CDS encoding amidohydrolase: MPDATAIAVRDGVVAWLGSDEVGRSQFPRADVTDLAGAFVAPAFVDSHVHTTATGLALTGLDLRPATSLRHCLELLAAYARSRPDGVIWGHGWDESGWPERVAPGTADVDAVVGDRLVYLARVDVHSAAASTVMRRAAGVADDVPLTADAHHRVRRAAREALTAAQRTQARQAALDAAASSGIAAVHECAGPQIGGLDDWHELHAHEHGVEVVGYWGEAVTTAAQAAELLAQTQARGLAGDLFVDGALGSRTAWLHAPYADIDEGCPAPTGNAYLDVDAVTAHVGACTEAGITAGFHVIGDAAVAAVTTALQAVVDRFGVAAVARCGHRLEHLEMVTDEQAAKLGSWGVIASMQPNFDALWGGETGMYAQRLGVERGSRLNRFALLASQGVPLAFGSDTPVTDMNPWATVRAATTHRTPGSAISARAAFAAATRGAWRAGGVRDGLMGTLVPGAPATYAVWEADGFDVSAPADAVQRWSTDPRSRVPVLPRLDDGMPTCRQTVHRGSVIYG, encoded by the coding sequence ATGCCCGACGCGACCGCGATCGCTGTGCGTGACGGTGTGGTGGCATGGCTCGGCAGTGACGAGGTCGGGCGCTCGCAGTTTCCCCGTGCCGACGTCACCGATCTGGCGGGCGCTTTCGTCGCCCCGGCCTTCGTGGACAGCCATGTCCACACCACGGCCACCGGTTTGGCGCTGACCGGTCTCGATCTGCGTCCCGCGACGTCGCTGCGGCACTGTCTCGAGCTGCTCGCCGCATACGCCCGGTCCCGGCCGGACGGCGTCATCTGGGGACACGGCTGGGACGAGTCGGGCTGGCCGGAGCGCGTCGCCCCGGGCACCGCCGACGTCGACGCCGTCGTGGGCGACCGGCTGGTCTATCTGGCCCGCGTCGACGTGCACTCGGCGGCAGCATCGACGGTGATGCGCCGCGCGGCGGGCGTCGCAGACGACGTGCCCCTGACCGCCGATGCCCACCACCGGGTGCGTCGTGCTGCTCGGGAAGCCCTGACCGCGGCGCAACGCACCCAGGCCCGGCAGGCGGCACTGGACGCCGCGGCGTCCTCGGGCATCGCCGCCGTGCACGAGTGCGCGGGCCCCCAGATCGGGGGCCTCGACGACTGGCACGAGCTGCACGCCCACGAGCACGGCGTCGAGGTGGTCGGCTACTGGGGCGAGGCCGTCACCACCGCGGCGCAGGCTGCGGAGTTGTTGGCGCAGACCCAGGCGCGCGGCCTGGCCGGCGATCTGTTCGTCGACGGCGCGCTGGGCTCACGCACCGCATGGCTGCACGCTCCCTATGCCGACATCGACGAGGGCTGCCCGGCGCCCACCGGGAACGCCTACCTCGACGTCGACGCTGTCACCGCCCACGTGGGTGCCTGCACCGAGGCCGGCATCACCGCCGGCTTCCACGTGATCGGGGACGCCGCCGTCGCCGCGGTGACCACCGCGCTGCAGGCGGTGGTCGACCGGTTCGGAGTCGCCGCGGTCGCGCGGTGCGGGCACCGCCTCGAGCATCTCGAGATGGTGACCGACGAGCAGGCCGCGAAACTCGGCAGCTGGGGTGTGATCGCCAGCATGCAGCCCAACTTCGATGCGCTCTGGGGCGGCGAGACCGGGATGTATGCGCAGCGTCTCGGCGTCGAGCGCGGTAGCCGGCTGAACAGATTTGCGCTGTTAGCATCCCAAGGCGTGCCACTCGCCTTCGGTTCGGACACCCCGGTGACCGACATGAACCCCTGGGCGACGGTCCGCGCGGCGACCACGCACCGCACTCCGGGCAGCGCGATCTCGGCCCGGGCGGCCTTCGCGGCGGCGACGCGGGGAGCCTGGCGTGCCGGAGGCGTCCGGGACGGCCTGATGGGCACCCTGGTCCCCGGTGCGCCGGCCACGTACGCGGTGTGGGAGGCCGACGGGTTCGACGTCAGCGCGCCCGCCGACGCGGTGCAGCGGTGGTCCACCGATCCGCGATCGCGGGTGCCCGTGCTGCCCCGGCTGGACGACGGTATGCCCACCTGCAGGCAGACCGTGCACCGAGGATCGGTCATCTATGGCTGA
- a CDS encoding FxsA family protein produces MAMRLFLLYTVIELAVVVALVSTIGFGWTVLLLAGTFLLGMALAGSQLRRHIRRLRSGLTMADAQGAVTDSALVALGTVLVVIPGLASSVLGALLLLPPTRAVARPMVTAMAARRAPLIVGVSTVGSAAAGRSGYSSRAGRGEYVDGEVIDVVDEVRTVEDVPPVRADQPRLPE; encoded by the coding sequence ATGGCGATGAGGCTGTTCCTGCTCTACACGGTGATCGAGCTGGCTGTCGTGGTGGCCCTGGTCTCCACCATCGGCTTCGGCTGGACCGTGCTGCTGCTGGCGGGCACATTCCTGCTGGGGATGGCCCTGGCCGGATCTCAGCTGCGCCGTCACATCCGCCGTCTGCGCTCCGGGCTGACGATGGCCGATGCGCAGGGGGCGGTCACCGACAGCGCGCTCGTCGCCCTGGGTACGGTGCTCGTCGTGATTCCCGGTCTTGCCAGCTCGGTTCTCGGCGCACTCCTGCTGCTGCCGCCCACCCGCGCGGTCGCGCGGCCGATGGTCACCGCGATGGCCGCGCGCCGCGCCCCGCTCATCGTCGGAGTGAGCACCGTCGGCTCGGCCGCCGCGGGCCGGTCCGGCTATTCGAGCAGGGCGGGCCGGGGCGAGTATGTCGACGGTGAGGTGATCGACGTCGTGGACGAGGTCCGGACCGTCGAGGACGTGCCGCCGGTTCGAGCGGACCAGCCCCGCCTGCCGGAGTGA
- a CDS encoding PPOX class F420-dependent oxidoreductase, translating to MAPTFEDVYTEKYLLLTTFTKDGRPKPTPVWGVPHEGKLLISTDDGSWKTKRINNTPRVTIQKCGVLGKVKGEAVEAVARNLPKSETRRVFDMVTRRYWWHAWWWIPQAIVRGGVDKVHAAIEVEAAPSS from the coding sequence ATGGCACCGACATTCGAGGACGTCTACACCGAGAAGTACCTGCTGCTGACGACGTTCACGAAGGACGGACGTCCCAAGCCGACCCCGGTCTGGGGTGTGCCGCACGAGGGCAAGCTGTTGATCAGTACCGACGACGGCTCCTGGAAGACCAAGCGCATCAACAACACCCCGCGCGTCACCATCCAGAAGTGTGGCGTGCTCGGCAAGGTGAAGGGTGAGGCCGTCGAGGCGGTGGCCCGCAACCTGCCGAAATCCGAGACCCGGCGGGTGTTCGACATGGTGACCAGGCGCTACTGGTGGCATGCGTGGTGGTGGATCCCGCAGGCCATCGTCCGCGGCGGCGTCGACAAGGTGCACGCGGCGATCGAAGTGGAAGCGGCGCCCAGTTCGTGA
- a CDS encoding PPOX class F420-dependent oxidoreductase: MPVTFADVAKSEYILLTTFTKDGRPKPTAIWAAPAGEALIAITQEQSWKVKRIRNTARVTIAECDRGGKPKGEAVEATAAILPKSANAKTYDALGKRYGLLGKTFNFFSKLRGGMNKNVTIEIKAA, encoded by the coding sequence ATGCCAGTGACCTTCGCCGACGTCGCAAAGTCGGAGTACATCCTGCTCACCACGTTCACCAAGGACGGCAGACCCAAGCCGACAGCGATCTGGGCCGCCCCGGCGGGGGAGGCGTTGATCGCCATCACCCAGGAGCAGTCCTGGAAGGTCAAGCGGATCCGCAACACGGCGCGGGTCACCATCGCCGAGTGTGACCGGGGCGGTAAGCCCAAGGGCGAGGCGGTGGAGGCGACGGCGGCGATCCTGCCGAAGTCGGCCAACGCCAAGACCTATGACGCGCTCGGCAAGCGCTACGGCCTGCTCGGCAAGACATTCAATTTCTTCTCGAAGCTGCGCGGCGGCATGAACAAGAACGTCACCATCGAGATCAAGGCGGCGTGA